The Parambassis ranga chromosome 19, fParRan2.1, whole genome shotgun sequence genome contains a region encoding:
- the LOC114452732 gene encoding mixed lineage kinase domain-like protein encodes MDFIDPILSIASEIYKLVENVKANKKRCHRVSQRVRGLEELVRSIQQRKKTQTSAEVEKALRELCITLESAQELIKKYTAANWLERILKSGNQEDEFSSVNERLNDAFQVLSGALQVEHGNALHKLFEQTSKEKEDEVDGRDDDAELKKLLLEYMTVQQEKTDAMLRQFDQLRVSVEKVVDTLNKPSVTSEAIREIKLSEIKYNPLDGPFMKTSSSEVYKGEYHGFPVAIKRYIDPLNTNAEEVKSIYRKEIDTMKRFESPNILRMFGICVQHENGPNPQYLVIMEYCEKGSLRQVLDSDCKLSWTRKACMCLDAARGLYRLHQTEEKSKVHGCINSSKFLVAEGYRVKLGGFELSKTESSLRRTTKDKKEIRSLCYSSPNMLSSLNNIYSKECEIYSFGIVLWEVATRKKPFDDLSNKEIYQKVYQEKYQEELPADCPEALGQLITACRAYDSFHRPSSGVLVDKLHSVVAQLEEQ; translated from the exons ATGGACTTCATAGATCCTATCCTGTCCATTGCCTCAGAGATCTACAAACTGGTTGAGAATGTGAAAGCCAATAAGAAGCGCTGCCACCGTGTTTCTCAGCGGGTCAGAGGGTTGGAGGAGCTGGTGAGGTCCatacagcagaggaaaaaaacccAAACCTCTGCTGAAGTAGAAAAAGCTCTCAGGGAACTCTGCATCACTCTGGAGTCAGCACAAGAGctcattaaaaaatacactGCAGCCAACTGGTTGGAGCGCATTCTAAAGTCTGGCAACCAGGAAGATGAGTTCAGTAGTGTCAACGAACGCCTCAATGACGCCTTCCAGGTCCTGTCTGGAGCTCTGCAGGTGGAGCACGGAAACGCGCTGCACAAGCTGTTCGAGCAGACCTCCAAAGAGAAAGAAGATGAAGTGGACGGGAGGGATGACGATGCAGAGCTTAAGAAAT TGCTCCTGGAGTACATGACGGTCCAGCAGGAGAAAACAGATGCTATGCTGAGGCAGTTTGACCAACTCAGAGTCAGTGTGGAAAAAGTTGTGGACACAT TGAATAAGCCCAGCGTCACTAGTGAGGCCATCCGAGAGATTAAACTATCTGAGATAAAATACAATCCTCTCGATGGGCCCTTTATGAAAACATCAAGCTCAGAGGTCTACAAAGGAGAATACCATGGATTCCCAGTGGCCATCAAGAGATACATTGACCCTCTGAACACCAACGCAGA GGAGGTGAAATCTATTTATAGAAAGGAAATCGACACCATGAAACGGTTTGAGTCACCCAACATCCTGCGAATGTTTGGCATCTGTGTCCAGCACGAAAATG GACCCAACCCTCAATATCTTGTCATCATGGAGTACTGTGAGAAAGGAAGTCTTCGACAAGTTCTGGACTCAGATTGCAAACTGTCCTGGACCAGGAAAGCTTGCATGTGTCTGGATGCAGCACGGGGACTCTATCG GCTGCAccagacagaagaaaaaagtAAAGTTCATGGCTGCATCAACAGCAGCAAGTTCCTGGTGGCTGAAGGCTACAGGGTCAAG CTGGGAGGTTTTGAACTGTCAAAAACAGAGTCATCACTGAGAAGGAcaacaaaggacaaaaaagaGATCCGGTCCCTGTGCTACAGCTCCCCCAACATGCTCAGTAGCCTCAACAACATCTACAGCAAAGAGTGTGAGATTTACAG TTTTGGAATTGTCCTGTGGGAAGTAGCAACCCGAAAGAAACCTTTTGATG ATCTTTCAAATAAAGAAATTTATCAAAAAGTGTACCAAGAGAAATATCAAGAGGAACTTCCTGCTGACTGCCCTGAAGCACTGGGGCAGCTGATCACTGCCTGCCGTGCCTACGACAGCTTCCATAGGCCATCTTCTGGAG tgCTGGTGGATAAACTGCACAGTGTGGTGGCACAGCTAGAGGAGCAATAA
- the rfwd3 gene encoding E3 ubiquitin-protein ligase RFWD3, translating to MEAMEVDSPVESQEGAIGQPEVPVAVQAAETNAPLVISDSGSSTEVEEDEEDDGNERRQAAARAPPRLPATWAFSQRAVTGSAATPTAAQGAPIQRRLRQGLRVHYPSQTAASSRGFPDFLLRAPAASVAEPESGSTTEASESEEEEVGDEEGPPAVAEPVNHIVPIGSNVGAIIQHSRPQEGSTTNPVSITQDERTEAQNENVQSTPAAQTSVQSSQNEENEGDICTICFEAWTTAGEHRLAALRCGHLFGHTCIQRWLKSQGTAAKCPQCNKKAKRSDIVLLYAPKLRALDNSEQEGLKRSLEEEQALRRKAELESAQCRLKLQVVTNKYGQAQQELQELRALVAQSGRSSVPSSSSSSSSTSLPSLSQRADGSRTAQYSFSKAVLVSQAGGCRVLSYCEPLSCLLASQPSPHSTLVPGCGVKKVSVVNMKASQYVSIHSKQIRGLSFNRQNDSLLLSAALDNTIKLTSLLTNTVVQTYNAGKPVWSCCWCLDNSNYIYAGLSNGSVLLYDTRDTSTHVQELQPLRSRCPVASLCYVPRAASSSFPCGGLIAGSLEGGCFWEQVNETTYRPHILPLETAGCIDIQMETETRHCLVTYRPGRSNPFLRCVLMALNRTPQQDSSQLPSCSCSPVQTFSAGSSCKLLTKNAVFKCPGGGGTLVCAGDEASTSTMVWDASSGSLLQRLPADLPVLDISPFSVNGEHFLASLTEKMLKLYKWE from the exons ATGGAGGCCATGGAGGTAGACTCCCCTGTGGAGTCACAGGAAGGAGCCATTGGACAGCCTGAGGTTCCTGTGGCAGTGCAGGCTGCTGAAACCAACGCACCACTTGTCATCTCAGACTCTGGCAGCAGCACCGAAgtagaagaggatgaagaggacgaTGGTAATGAAAGGAGACAGGCAGCTGCTCGGGCACCACCTAGGCTTCCTGCCACCTGGGCATTTAGTCAGCGGGCGGTAACTGGCAGTGCAGCTACACCTACAGCAGCTCAGGGGGCACCCATTCAGAGGAGACTCAG acagggcCTCAGGGTGCACTATCCCAGCCAGACTGCAGCATCCTCCAGAGGATTCCCGGATTTTCTGCTACGAGCGCCGGCCGCCAGCGTGGCTGAGCCAGAGTCCGGCAGCACCACGGAGGCCAGTGagtctgaggaagaggaggtgggtgATGAAGAAGGGCCACCAGCAGTTGCGGAGCCTGTTAACCACATTGTGCCTATCGGTTCAAACGTTGGTGCCATCATCCAGCATAGTCGACCACAGGAAGGAAGCACAACCA ATCCCGTTTCAATCACACAGGATGAGAGGACAGAAGCTCAAAATGAGAATGTCCAG TCGACTCCAGCAGCCCAGACCTCAGTCCAGTCCTCCCAGAATGAGGAGAATGAAGGCGACATCTGCACCATTTGCTTCGAGGCATGGACAACAGCGGGTGAACACAGGCTGGCCGCTCTGCGCTGCGGGCACCTGTTCGGCCACACCTGCATCCAGCGCTGGCTGAAATCTCAGGGCACAGCTGCTAAATGTCCACAA TGCAACAAGAAAGCAAAGCGTTCAGACATTGTACTTCTCTATGCTCCAAAGCTGAGAGCGCTGGACAACTCAGAGCAAGAGGGCTTGAAAAG gtctctggaggaggagcaagCTCTAAGAAGAAAGGCTGAACTGGAGTCAGCCCAGTGCAGGCTCAAACTTCAAGTTGTCACTAACAAATATGGGCAAGCACAGCAAGAGCTGCAG GAGCTGAGAGCCCTGGTGGCCCAGTCTGGTAGAAGCTCTGTGCCTtcgtcgtcctcctcttcctcgtcgaCCTCCCTTCCCAGTTTGTCTCAGAGAGCAGATGGCTCCAGGACTGCTCAGTACAGCTTCTCCAAGGCGGTGCTGGTGTCTCaggctggaggctgcagggtttTATCCTACTGCGAACCTCTGAGCTGCCTCTTGGCCTCGCAGCCTTCCCCACACTCCACACTGGTTCCTG GTTGTGGGGTGAAGAAAGTGAGCGTGGTGAACATGAAGGCGAGTCAGTACGTTTCCATCCACAGCAAACAGATCAGAGGTCTGTCCTTCAACAGACAGAACGacagtctgctgctgtctgctgcccTAGATAACACAATCAAACTGACCAG TCTGCTGACCAACACGGTGGTTCAGACCTATAATGCAGGTAAACCAGTGTGGAGCTGCTGTTGGTGTTTAGACAACAGCAACTACATCTACGCTGGTCTAAGCAATGGCTCAGTGCTCCTCTACGACACaagagacaccagcacacatgtgcaggagctgcagccaCTACGTTCAAG GTGTCCCGTGGCATCTTTGTGCTACGTCCCGCGGGCAGCATCCAGCTCGTTCCCCTGTGGCGGGTTGATTGCCGGCTCTTTAGAGGGTGGGTGTTTCTGGGAGCAGGTGAATGAGACTACTTACAGACCACACATCCTGCCGCTTGAGACCGCCGGCTGCATCGATAttcagatggagacagagaccCGGCACTGTCTGGTCACATATAGACCTG GACGCTCCAACCCATTTCTACGTTGCGTCCTGATGGCTCTGAACCGGACGCCTCAGCAGGATTCCAGCCAGCTgcccagctgctcctgctcgCCAGTGCAGACGTTTAGTGCCGGCTCGTCCTGTAAACTGCTCACCAAGAACGCCGTCTTCAAGTGTCCAGGCGGAGGCGGAACACTGGTCTGTGCCGGAGACGAGGCCTCAACCTCCACCATG gtgTGGGACGCCAGTAGCGGCTCCTTGCTCCAAAGGCTTCCAGCTGACCTCCCTGTGTTGGACATCAGCCCATTCTCGGTTAACGGTGAGCACTTTCTGGCCTCTCTCACGGAGAAGATGCTGAAGCTCTACAAGTGGGAGTGA